ATTCTAATACATTATTATATTGAACAATAGCTTCCCTAAAATTTTCAACATTTTTGGTTTTATCAATATTAATAAAAATGAATGCTAAAATCTTGTAGTTCATTTCTTCTCTATTAACTTTTACAGTATATTTTTCAATTATTTCTGCTTCTTCCATTTTTCTTATTCTTTCGGCTACTGCAGGAATAGAAAGTTTTACCTTTTTGCTTATTTCCGATGTGGTAGATCTGCTATTTTCTTTTAAGATATCAATAATTTTAAAATCAATAGTATCCACAATACAACCTCCTCTCTACACTTTATTAGTTAATGCGATTATATAATTTAATTTTATATATGTAAATATTTTTTAAAAAAACGTAAATATATTAAGTTTTTTGTATAATTAACTTTACTTTTTAAATTTTGCAAAGTAAAATAATGATATGTATCATTATAAAAAATTTAATTACCTTCATCTCCTTCTAATCGAACAGTAGAAGAGCAACAAAAATGGGCTAAATGGTCATACCCACCAGAAACATTATCAGTTGCAACCTATATTAGTTAATAGCATATTACCAAGGGTAGGTTTTGAAACCTTAGATTATCGGTCTATAATAGACATTTCACATCGCAATAATTTCTATATTATCTCATATTAGTTAGCTAATGGTAATAGAATTTTAATATAAATAAAAAAGGAGGCAGATTAAATAATTACCTACCTCCTACTCGGTTGATTTTTGATATAAACGTATTTCAATTACTAGATTATAGTTCCTTCGAGTATTCCATTTTATCTTACTATCAAATACTTTACTGGGTTAAGACTCCCACTTCTATAAGTGGGCTTTGAATCAGGTGGAGTAGAGTCTCCCGATGTTCAGCTTTAGCTGAACGAGTTCACTTACAGATCTTCCTCAATTAAATCATTAATATATTTGTACACTTGTACCATTAGATCATTAAAAGAGTTGGCAGCTTTTAAATAGTACTGCACTTCAGGTATTTTAGCCAGATCCTGAAATTTTTGCTTGAGTTCCGCTGCTTTTGCTTCCATATTATTTCCAGACTTACCTGATCTCATGAATTCCATTTGCTCTCTGTTGTAATTTTCCATAATATAACTTAATTCCCTATTTCCATCAATAACGTTTTTAGCCTGCTTCATAGCTCTAAATTCATCAGCTTCCTTAATAGCTATTGAAAGTCTTTTTGCTTCATCTAACAAACTCAATACTACTCACCTCTTACTTATAAAATTTTTAATGAAAAAAGAAAGATATTATCACAACCTGTATATAAAAAACCATTTATTCAACCCATATATAATGTATGCCAGAAGTTCTCAAACTAATAGATTTCTAAAAGAAGGAGAAGAACTATTGATAAATGGAAGAGATATTCTAAAGATGAGAAATCTAATAGAATGTCAAAACTCTATCAGACTTCTCGGATTAAATCAATATGTGGCTATTTTATATACTCAATCCTTAGCCTAGAAGAAATGAGGTCTCCTAAATCTA
The sequence above is drawn from the Clostridium formicaceticum genome and encodes:
- a CDS encoding Lrp/AsnC family transcriptional regulator, coding for MDTIDFKIIDILKENSRSTTSEISKKVKLSIPAVAERIRKMEEAEIIEKYTVKVNREEMNYKILAFIFINIDKTKNVENFREAIVQYNNVLECHHITGEYDYLLKVLVEDTKSLEYFISNMLKKITGVFKSNTMISLSSLKEEINI
- a CDS encoding YlbF family regulator — encoded protein: MSLLDEAKRLSIAIKEADEFRAMKQAKNVIDGNRELSYIMENYNREQMEFMRSGKSGNNMEAKAAELKQKFQDLAKIPEVQYYLKAANSFNDLMVQVYKYINDLIEEDL